Proteins encoded by one window of Pseudomonas tructae:
- a CDS encoding GNAT family N-acetyltransferase, protein MNPLGLSFRPIDQGDLPLLEHLYATTRAGEMRHSGWSAEQIAQFLSQQFAAQHQYYQAHYPDGEFLLIERQGQAIGRLYLFWGQTALNLIDIALLPACIGQGIGSAILANLLQRADEQGLACELSVEHYNPAQQLYARLGFVPIGESGVYRRLRREADTSVCLSTEAS, encoded by the coding sequence ATGAACCCACTCGGTTTGAGTTTCCGCCCCATCGACCAAGGCGACCTGCCTTTGCTCGAGCATTTGTATGCCACCACCCGTGCCGGCGAGATGCGCCACAGCGGCTGGTCGGCCGAACAGATTGCGCAGTTTCTCAGCCAGCAGTTCGCGGCCCAGCACCAGTATTACCAGGCCCATTACCCGGACGGCGAGTTTCTTCTGATCGAGCGCCAGGGCCAGGCCATTGGCCGTCTGTACCTGTTCTGGGGGCAGACCGCGCTCAACCTTATCGATATCGCTCTGTTGCCCGCCTGCATCGGCCAGGGCATCGGCAGCGCCATCCTCGCGAACCTGCTGCAACGCGCCGACGAGCAGGGGCTGGCGTGCGAGCTCAGTGTCGAGCACTACAACCCGGCGCAGCAGTTGTACGCCCGGCTCGGTTTTGTGCCGATTGGCGAGTCGGGGGTCTACCGCCGCCTGCGCCGTGAAGCTGACACCTCGGTTTGCCTGAGCACGGAGGCCTCATGA
- a CDS encoding efflux RND transporter periplasmic adaptor subunit, with amino-acid sequence MMLPALRPDLQLSPAAPGLDGAAQWTLADPLRGRYFKLGAPAMRLLRHWALGDPARVLAAANQEPGMPLPSTAIDELLRFLRGHDLVTASDDEQRASYADKAARQRQGLWTQLLHKYLFFRIPLWRPDAFLNRTWPWLARFGPALLRYGLPTVLCLGLFLVLRDWQRFLATFPHLLSLGGAVAFAIALGFAKLCHEFGHAYMAKRAGCRVPSMGLAFMVLLPMLYTDVSDAWRVQDRRSRLLIGAGGVLAELLLACVALLAWSLLPDGAGRTAAFMLASATWITTLAINLNPLMRFDGYFLLSDLWAVDNLQGRAFAVCRWRLREALFGYGEAAPEPLSTGLRRRLLAWGYASWLWRAVLFLGIALAVYHLFFKALGIFLMLVELTWFIALPIYQEGRHWWQQRQRAQPRKVLGLGLGLLALLLLLVLPWRSDVEVPALLEASRVSALHAPTAARIREIKVQDGERVTQDQLLVVLQSPDLDSRLKIVRQEIQILQVQLRRQAGRSETAADSGIIEQRLAEALAEYRGLAAQRERLSLRAPHAGVVRDLAEGLAPGRWIAAQLPLAAVVEEGVRLRGYLAEADLWRVEAGASGHFVADDPLRASLPVTLSEIDTTGVGAIDQQALVSDHQGPIAIRRDENHRAQPLHGQYGVRFALQSSAPGPLQRPVRGLVVVEGQGQSLLAAAWRRMAALGVRESGF; translated from the coding sequence GTGATGTTGCCGGCGCTGCGCCCGGACCTGCAACTGTCGCCCGCCGCGCCAGGGCTGGACGGCGCGGCGCAATGGACCCTGGCCGACCCGCTGCGCGGGCGCTATTTCAAACTCGGGGCGCCGGCCATGCGCCTGTTGCGTCACTGGGCGCTGGGTGATCCGGCGCGGGTGCTGGCAGCGGCCAACCAGGAACCGGGCATGCCGCTGCCGAGCACAGCCATCGACGAGTTGCTGCGTTTTTTGCGTGGCCATGACCTGGTCACGGCCAGCGATGATGAGCAGCGTGCCAGCTACGCCGACAAGGCCGCTCGCCAGCGTCAGGGCTTGTGGACCCAGCTGCTGCACAAATACCTGTTCTTTCGCATCCCGCTGTGGCGCCCGGATGCCTTTCTCAACCGCACCTGGCCCTGGCTTGCGCGATTCGGTCCGGCCTTGTTGCGCTACGGCCTGCCGACGGTGCTGTGCCTGGGGCTGTTTCTGGTGCTGCGTGACTGGCAGCGCTTTCTTGCCACCTTCCCGCACCTGTTGAGCCTGGGCGGCGCGGTGGCCTTCGCTATTGCCCTGGGCTTTGCCAAGTTGTGCCACGAATTTGGCCACGCCTACATGGCCAAGCGCGCCGGTTGCCGGGTGCCGAGCATGGGCCTGGCGTTCATGGTGCTGTTGCCGATGCTCTACACCGATGTCAGCGATGCCTGGCGGGTGCAGGACCGCCGCAGCCGCTTGCTGATCGGCGCAGGCGGCGTGCTCGCCGAGCTGTTGCTGGCCTGCGTGGCGCTGCTGGCCTGGTCATTGCTACCCGATGGGGCAGGGCGCACGGCGGCGTTCATGCTGGCCAGCGCCACCTGGATCACCACCCTGGCGATCAACCTCAATCCGCTGATGCGCTTTGACGGCTACTTCCTGCTCAGCGACCTGTGGGCGGTCGACAACCTGCAGGGCCGGGCCTTTGCCGTGTGCCGCTGGCGCCTGCGCGAGGCGCTGTTCGGTTATGGCGAGGCGGCGCCCGAGCCCTTGTCGACGGGCTTGCGCCGGCGTTTGCTGGCCTGGGGCTACGCCTCGTGGCTGTGGCGTGCGGTGCTGTTCCTGGGCATTGCCCTGGCGGTGTATCACCTGTTCTTCAAGGCGCTGGGCATTTTCCTGATGTTGGTGGAGCTGACCTGGTTCATCGCCTTGCCGATCTACCAGGAGGGCCGCCACTGGTGGCAGCAGCGCCAGCGGGCGCAGCCGCGCAAGGTGCTGGGCCTCGGCCTTGGCCTTCTCGCCTTATTGCTGTTGCTGGTACTGCCGTGGCGCAGCGACGTCGAGGTGCCGGCGTTGCTCGAAGCCTCGCGGGTCAGCGCCCTGCATGCACCGACGGCGGCGCGTATCCGCGAAATAAAGGTGCAGGACGGCGAGCGGGTGACCCAGGATCAGTTGCTGGTAGTGCTGCAGTCACCGGACCTGGATTCGCGCCTGAAGATTGTGCGCCAGGAAATCCAGATCCTTCAGGTGCAGTTGCGCCGCCAGGCTGGACGCAGCGAAACCGCCGCTGACAGCGGTATCATCGAGCAACGGCTGGCCGAGGCGCTGGCCGAGTACCGCGGGCTCGCCGCCCAACGCGAGCGCCTGAGCCTGCGCGCGCCGCACGCCGGGGTGGTGCGCGACCTGGCCGAAGGCCTGGCACCAGGCCGCTGGATTGCCGCGCAATTGCCGCTGGCCGCCGTGGTCGAGGAGGGCGTGCGCCTGCGGGGTTATCTGGCCGAGGCGGATTTGTGGCGGGTCGAAGCCGGCGCGTCCGGGCACTTTGTCGCCGACGATCCGTTGCGTGCTTCACTGCCGGTCACCTTGAGCGAAATCGATACCACCGGGGTCGGCGCCATCGATCAGCAAGCGCTGGTTTCCGACCATCAGGGGCCCATTGCCATCCGCCGTGACGAGAACCACCGGGCGCAACCCTTGCACGGGCAGTACGGTGTGCGCTTTGCGCTGCAAAGCAGCGCGCCAGGCCCGCTCCAGCGTCCGGTTCGCGGGCTGGTGGTAGTCGAAGGCCAAGGCCAGTCGCTGCTGGCAGCGGCCTGGCGACGAATGGCCGCGTTAGGAGTAAGAGAAAGCGGATTTTGA
- a CDS encoding efflux RND transporter periplasmic adaptor subunit translates to MNAPAPNAMEQLLAQYLRLEHQARAATSVQTLAFSMVNDSQALFGFRHAALLIAGKVRALTGISVVEPNAPFVAFIEHAAAQLANHARLGVSGPLSADDFDQASREDWQSLSAAHAFWLPLKDRNGEVFGGVWLARDTPWVEAEHSLLSHLGDCYSHAWLALQPDKPWRLRWPARTRWAIAAAALLVLLVPVRQSVLAPAEVVPRNGQVVAAPLDGVIAEFLVKPNQTVQAGQVLVRFDATSLKAQADVAERTLGVAEAELKANTQRAFSDSESSARLDLLAARVEQKRAERDYARQLLARAEVRAERAGIAVFADAQRLTGKPLQTGERLLEIADPAQAELRIELPVADALSLEPGAEVALFLDSDPLHRHGAELERTAYQAQTTPAGQLAYRLDARFIEAPPRIGLRGTAKLFGQRAPLALYVLRRPLAALRQTVGL, encoded by the coding sequence ATGAACGCGCCCGCTCCCAATGCCATGGAGCAACTGCTGGCGCAGTATTTGCGCCTGGAGCATCAGGCCCGTGCTGCGACTTCGGTCCAGACCCTGGCGTTCAGCATGGTCAACGATTCCCAGGCGCTCTTCGGCTTTCGCCACGCCGCGTTGCTGATTGCCGGCAAGGTGCGGGCGTTGACCGGTATCAGCGTGGTCGAGCCGAATGCGCCGTTCGTGGCGTTCATCGAGCATGCCGCCGCGCAGCTGGCTAACCATGCGCGGCTGGGTGTCAGCGGGCCGCTGAGCGCGGACGATTTCGATCAGGCCAGCCGCGAGGACTGGCAGTCGTTGTCGGCGGCGCATGCCTTCTGGTTGCCGCTCAAGGACCGTAATGGCGAAGTCTTTGGTGGCGTGTGGCTGGCCCGCGACACCCCCTGGGTCGAGGCCGAGCACAGCTTGCTCAGCCACCTGGGCGACTGCTACAGCCATGCCTGGCTGGCCTTGCAGCCGGACAAGCCGTGGCGCCTGCGCTGGCCGGCGCGGACCCGCTGGGCAATAGCCGCCGCAGCCCTGCTGGTGCTGCTGGTGCCGGTGCGCCAGTCGGTGCTGGCGCCGGCAGAAGTGGTGCCGCGCAACGGTCAGGTGGTGGCCGCGCCGCTGGATGGGGTGATTGCCGAGTTCCTGGTCAAACCCAACCAGACGGTGCAGGCCGGGCAGGTGCTGGTGCGCTTTGACGCCACCAGCCTCAAGGCCCAGGCCGACGTCGCCGAGCGCACCCTCGGGGTTGCCGAGGCCGAGCTCAAGGCCAATACCCAGCGGGCCTTTTCCGATAGCGAATCCAGCGCCCGGCTGGACCTGCTGGCGGCTCGGGTTGAGCAGAAGCGCGCCGAGCGCGACTACGCCCGCCAGTTGCTGGCACGTGCCGAGGTGCGCGCCGAGCGCGCCGGCATTGCGGTGTTCGCCGATGCCCAGCGCCTGACCGGCAAGCCACTGCAAACCGGCGAGCGCCTGCTGGAAATCGCCGACCCGGCCCAGGCCGAACTGCGCATCGAGCTGCCGGTGGCCGATGCCCTGAGCCTTGAGCCCGGTGCCGAGGTCGCGTTGTTTCTCGACAGCGACCCGCTGCACCGCCACGGCGCCGAGCTTGAACGTACGGCCTACCAGGCGCAGACCACCCCGGCCGGGCAACTGGCCTACCGCCTGGATGCGCGCTTCATCGAGGCACCGCCGCGCATTGGCTTGCGCGGCACCGCCAAACTGTTCGGCCAGCGCGCGCCTTTGGCGCTGTATGTACTGCGTCGACCGTTGGCGGCCCTACGGCAGACGGTGGGCCTGTGA
- a CDS encoding efflux RND transporter periplasmic adaptor subunit, with product MKHGAWCLLLVMFGSLAQAAAESDPLLDGATSSASEVRGVLRARSQAVLASELAGRVVDMPFAEGQSFNKGDVLVRFDCSAYQAQQNAAGAAVRAAREELRNKQQLAALNSVGRFEVTLAEARQAQAQAEAQVYQVQVQRCQVKAPFDGQVVARKVQAHESVANGAPLLEIVDNRSLEVHLLVPSRWLGKLKPEQTFSFVPDETGAPLEAVVKRLGARIDEGSQTLLLIATLPANSRGLLAGMSGTAHFATQP from the coding sequence ATGAAGCACGGAGCGTGGTGCCTGTTGTTGGTGATGTTCGGTAGCCTGGCGCAGGCTGCTGCCGAGAGCGATCCGCTGCTCGACGGCGCCACTTCGAGCGCCAGTGAAGTGCGCGGTGTGCTGCGCGCGCGCTCCCAGGCGGTGCTGGCTAGCGAGCTGGCCGGGCGTGTGGTGGACATGCCATTTGCCGAAGGCCAATCGTTCAACAAGGGCGATGTGCTGGTGCGTTTCGATTGCAGCGCTTATCAGGCGCAACAGAATGCCGCCGGCGCCGCCGTGCGTGCGGCCCGCGAAGAGTTGCGCAACAAGCAGCAACTGGCCGCGCTCAATTCGGTCGGGCGTTTCGAAGTGACCCTGGCCGAGGCCCGTCAGGCTCAGGCCCAGGCCGAGGCGCAGGTCTACCAGGTGCAGGTGCAACGCTGCCAGGTCAAGGCGCCGTTCGACGGCCAGGTGGTGGCGCGCAAGGTCCAGGCCCACGAAAGCGTGGCCAACGGCGCGCCGTTGCTGGAGATCGTCGACAACCGCTCCCTGGAAGTCCACCTGTTAGTGCCTTCGCGCTGGCTGGGCAAGCTCAAGCCTGAGCAGACCTTCAGTTTTGTCCCCGACGAAACCGGCGCGCCGCTGGAGGCCGTGGTCAAGCGCCTGGGGGCGCGCATCGATGAAGGCAGCCAGACACTGCTGCTGATCGCCACCCTGCCGGCCAACAGTCGCGGGCTGCTGGCTGGCATGAGCGGCACCGCGCACTTTGCCACGCAGCCATGA
- a CDS encoding phage tail protein produces MSEPFIGEIKMFGGNFAPRGYAMCTGQLMAISQNAALFSILGVTYGGNGQTTFGLPDLQGRSPVGWGQGPGLVNVDLGESAGSQSMTLSVQQMPIHSHQVLVSTEAASTDKGGPALVLAQSADVNLGTVNVYGNPTALTSLWPQTCSNVGGSQPFDKRSPYLGISMIIATEGIFPSRP; encoded by the coding sequence ATGAGTGAGCCCTTTATCGGTGAGATCAAGATGTTCGGTGGCAACTTTGCGCCGCGTGGTTATGCGATGTGCACGGGGCAGTTGATGGCGATTTCCCAGAACGCCGCGCTGTTCTCCATCCTGGGTGTCACCTACGGTGGCAACGGCCAGACGACGTTCGGCTTGCCCGACCTGCAAGGCCGCTCGCCTGTGGGCTGGGGCCAGGGGCCTGGCCTGGTGAACGTGGATCTTGGCGAGTCGGCAGGCAGCCAGAGCATGACCTTGAGCGTGCAGCAAATGCCGATTCACAGCCATCAGGTGCTGGTTTCGACCGAAGCGGCCAGCACCGACAAGGGCGGCCCCGCTCTGGTGCTGGCGCAGAGCGCTGATGTCAACCTGGGGACGGTCAACGTTTACGGCAACCCCACCGCCCTGACCAGCCTGTGGCCGCAAACCTGTAGCAATGTCGGCGGCAGCCAGCCGTTCGACAAGCGCAGCCCGTACCTGGGCATAAGCATGATCATCGCCACCGAAGGCATCTTCCCTTCGCGACCCTGA
- a CDS encoding DUF6916 family protein — MNVAAQFPMPTFAQLQAADPYAFALWLGADNRVAIERVQLTQGVAMSARHECFLVFFALPAGLLPQQGVYRVIGPEQQEWLLLMTPVQPEPDGRHVLQAVLHREREPQP; from the coding sequence ATGAACGTAGCAGCCCAGTTCCCCATGCCGACGTTTGCCCAGTTGCAAGCGGCCGACCCCTATGCCTTTGCGCTATGGCTGGGCGCGGACAACCGCGTGGCCATCGAGCGCGTGCAGTTGACCCAGGGCGTGGCGATGAGTGCCCGCCACGAGTGCTTCCTGGTGTTTTTCGCTTTGCCCGCCGGCCTGTTGCCGCAGCAGGGCGTCTACCGCGTCATTGGCCCAGAGCAGCAGGAATGGCTGCTGTTGATGACCCCGGTGCAGCCGGAACCCGATGGCCGTCATGTGCTGCAGGCTGTGCTGCACCGCGAGCGCGAGCCGCAGCCCTGA